The window TGGAAGAAAAACAGTATGGATTTGATGAGAATCGTTTGTCTGATTACGCTAAACAGATAAAAGAAATAAGTGAAATAGGTATTCAAGTAGCTATTGTAATGGGAGGAGGAAATATTTTCAGAGGATTGAATGGAACATTCAAAGGTTTCGATAGAGTAAAAGGTGATCAGATGGGCATGTTAGCGACGATCATAAATAGCTTGGCTTTAAGTTCTGCCTTGGAAAAAGAAGGAATGAAAAGAAAAGTATTCACATCTATAAGGATGGAGCCAATAGGCCATCTTTATTCTAAAGAAGATGCCATAGAAACATTAGAAAAAGGAGAAGTAGTAATCATATCAGGAGGTACAGGTAATCCGTTTTTTACTACTGACACAGCTTCTGTTTTACGGGCTATGGAGTTAAATGCTGACATTATGTTAAAAGGAACTCATGTAGACGGAATATATACTGCTGACCCTAAAAAAGATCCAACAGCAACCAAATTTGATAGAATTTCCTATGATGAAATATACAATAGGGGTTTAAAAATTATGGATTTGACTGCTACTGCCTTAGCAAAAAATAATCATTTACCAATCATTGTTTTTGAAATGAATACAATGAAAAACTTAAAAAAAATACTAAGAGGAGAAAAATTAGGAACCTTAGTTCACAACTAAAACAAATATAGCATTTGCTAATGCTCTAAGTAGAAAATCTTTATAGAAAAATATTAATGCAATGAAAAATATAATGGAACATAGTGAAAAAAAAATGCTCCATACATTAACTCATTTAGAAGAAGTTCTTTCTCGTATTCGTGCAGGTAAAGCTAGTACTCATATACTAGATGGAATA of the Candidatus Azobacteroides pseudotrichonymphae genomovar. CFP2 genome contains:
- the pyrH gene encoding UMP kinase, which codes for MKYKRILLKLSGESLMEEKQYGFDENRLSDYAKQIKEISEIGIQVAIVMGGGNIFRGLNGTFKGFDRVKGDQMGMLATIINSLALSSALEKEGMKRKVFTSIRMEPIGHLYSKEDAIETLEKGEVVIISGGTGNPFFTTDTASVLRAMELNADIMLKGTHVDGIYTADPKKDPTATKFDRISYDEIYNRGLKIMDLTATALAKNNHLPIIVFEMNTMKNLKKILRGEKLGTLVHN